The window TCACTTGTTTTtgcccttacaaaattttttgaagggcaaaaattcaaaaatgaagaagatatcaaataagcactggttccattttttgcatcaaaagataaaacatttttcaaaaatgggatatacaaattgccctcatgctggaaaaaaatcattaataatggcaatgatattatttaataaagtttattgacagtaagaaaaacttgtattttgttttattccaaaaacggacagaactttccggtagaccttatccATCAGCTGATGAGTACGAGTGGGGAAAGCCGCCCCGTCCTGGCGGCTGGAAGCTAGAACCTGCATGTCTCCTGCAGCCGGTTCAGCCATAGCATCTGGTCTCTTATCTTACATGGCTGCAGCCAGACCCTGTGTACAGTCTTGTAGCTTTTTCCACAGACATCCTTTTTTGTGCCTATTTAATATCCTGTATCATACTTTACTTCCGTTTTCCAGTCAGAAGCTTTACTCCTTAAAACCGAAGAACTtaacctgaccaagcagtggcttagtgggtagagcgtcagactaggacgcagaggacccaggtttgaaaccccaaggttgccggcttgagcacaggctcatctggcttgagcagggggtcactcagtctgctgcagccccctggtcaaggcacatatgagaaagcaatcaataaacaactaaggtgccacaacaaacaattgacgcttctcatctcctttcctgtctgtccttctctttccctctctctgtctctgtcacaaaaaaaatttaaaaacctctcACGGCAGGTGTGAGTGGCGCCCACCCACCCATGCTCACCCCTGCCGTGAGCCCTGCTAGGGAGGGGTGGTTGGGAGGCAGCACCAGCCACCCACGCTCACCCCTGCCGTGAGCCCTGCTAGGGAGGGCAGTTGTGAGGCAGCACCAGCCACCTGCCGGGAGAGACAAGTTGGGAGGGTTTGTGGCCGGGTCACCTGAGGGCTAAAGAGAAATGCCCCCCATCTCGTCCTGATGTGGTTTGGGTTGGTGGCACTCAGGTGTGCCAGGAGATCGGGGGAACAGCAGGCCTTGAACCAGCCATGGCTGGGCCCCCTCTGTCTTCCTGCCTTCCTCGGCAGTGGCATCCTTTTCCCAGGTGGCCGGTGCCTCCCCGTACGGCCTCATAAGGGCTGCCGGCCCGTTTCCGCCTGCCCTAGGGGGAGAAAGTAGGTCTACAGGAAGAGAGGCTGCCTCAGGCACCTTCCTCAGTAGGTAGGTCCGAGGGTGAGACAGGTGCCTGGCGGCCTTGGTGGGTGTAGCAGGTGCGCCTGGCCAGGAGTCGGGGGCCTGAGCTAGCAGCAAAGCCCGCGCTGGAGCCCTTGCGGCGAGGGCGGGGCACAGGGCGGGCGGCTCAGGAAGGGCAGCCCCCCTTCTGTGTCCCCCCAGCCTCTTGCCAGCCAGCCCTTCCCTCTCTGGCCAGCAGCCACCGGGGACGGGCTTGCTTGGCTGCTGGGGACGCTTCTGTGGCTCCAGATCACTGTGGCCTGGACCCTCGACCTCTGCACCCCTCCCAGCATGCCCTGGGGGACACTTTGTTGAAAAgtcatataaaaagataactgttTTATATTGGTATATTTATAATGGTACGGAGTAGACTGTTCAGATGTTTTACCGGTCTGAAGTATAGTGTGGGTGAGAAATACAATAAGCAGTATAAAGTCACAGTATTTTCTATCCAGGAATGGAATACATAGTCTGACATTGATTGGGTGGCTGGAGGCAGTCttgcaaatgtctttttttttttttttttctttttttttttaatgagagaacaagagcgacagacaggaagggcaagagataagaagcatcaactcacagttgcagcactttagttcaccgattgttttctcatagtgccttgagtggggggggggcttcagcccagctggtgaccccttgctctagccagcgactttgggttcaagccagtgaccttgggctcaagccagtgaccatggggtcgagtctatggtcccacgctcaagccggtgaccctgcgctcaagctagtgagcccatgctcaagcccgcgatctcagggttttgaacctgggtcctcagcatcccaggtcaacactctgttcattgcaccactacctggtcatgTCCGGCAAGTGTCACTTGACTGAGAACTCTCAGGACAATGAAATAGTTTGTGTGAACAGAGGTCAGACTGTTTTAAAGTGCCACACCTATCACACATGTGGTGAAGTCAGGTCAGTGTGGTTGCACGGGGCTCAGCAACCAGCAGGCTCCCCGGTGGTGCCTTGCGGGGATGGGGGGCGAGCCTCACTGACCCCTCACTGCTCTGCGCCCAACAGCCTACAGAGACTTCTTCCTGCCGCTGCTGAGCCGCTGTCCGTCGGCCATGGGCATAAAGAACGAGGATGGCGAGACCCCCAGGCAGATCCTGGGCTGGGGACCCCCCTGGGAttctgtggaagaggaagaggaggaagaggcgcGGGAAGAACAGGAATGGAGGCAGAAGCTgcagggagagctggaggccgagTGGCAGGAGGTCCTGGGGCCGCTGGAAGGTGAGGAGCCCAGCcccgtccgtctgtctgtctgtccccagctGCCCTTCCCGCAGGCCGCTCTTCCTGCACCCCGTCCCCTGTGTTCCCGGGTGCCCTGTGACCCTATAAGCTTCTCCCTGACCCATCCCGCCCTCCCACACAGACGACGCTTCCTACGGGGCCCAGGAACCCGAGTCCTTCTCGGCCTGGGCAGACCGCCTGGCCCGGGAGCACGCCCAGAAGCACCAGCGGCAGCGGGAGCCGGTGAGAGCCCGCGGACCCCGCCGGGCGGAGGCCCCCAGCCTCAGCTGGCGgcggcaggaggaggagcagcggCTCTTCCGAGAGcgggccagggccaaggaagagGAGCTGCGTGAGAGCCGCGCTGGGCGGGCGCATCCGGTGCCTGGCAACCCGGGGCCCAGGGTCCCGCGCCCCAGTGGAGCGGCCAAGGGCGGCCTCTGGCGCTTCTGCGACgtgccctggccctgccctggcgGAGGGGACCCAGAGGCCATGGCTGCCGCCCTGGTGGCCAGGGCCCCCCCCTTGGAGCAGCAGGGTGCTCGGAGGAGGTACTTGAGGGCCCAGCAGGTGCACTGGCACCCTGACCGCTTCCTGCAGCGGTTCCGGAACCAGATTGAGACCTGCGAGCTGGGCCGTGTGATGGGAGCTGTGACCGCCCTTTCCCAGGCCCTGAATCGCCACGCGGAGGCCCTCAAATGACCTGAGGCAAAGGGAGGAACTGCAGGAGATGCAGCTCTAGGAACGCAGGTCGGGATGGAGACGGAGATGGAGCGCGGAGGGACCGGACCTGGCTGCGCAGCGGAGGACGTGGGGTTGCGAGCGACACCGGAATGCGCGGGGGCGGCAGAGGGGCCGCGCGGCTGCTCCCGCTCTGCCATTTCCTAATAAGACCTGGTTCCACGTCTCACTCCCTGGGTCTCCTCTGCCTTTTTCCATCGCGGTGGTTTCATCACCCATGACATCTCCTTTCCCGccccgcctgcctgcctgcctgccggaACCCACAGCTCCCACGTACCTGCGACGGGCACACACACCCTGGAGTGCCCTCAGCCAGGGGCGAGAAGCCCCCGACCTGCCCACCCGCGAGGCGGTCCCGAGAAGGCCCAGCCTACCCTGGTCTCCCCCTGCCCCTGTGCCAGGCTCCCCTCTGCCATCTGCAGTTAGAGCCATGAACGTGATCAGAGAGGCACACAGAAAGGGGAACAAAACcagtttctctcccctccccagcttCCCAGCCAGAACCACATCCTCCTCCCcactatccccccacccccacccccagcacagacAGGGCTTTCCCTTTGCTGAGTCACTGAACGGTCCAAGTTGGGGGCAGCCAGGAGCTGGGGGGACATAAGGAGGTTGTGGGAGGTCAGGGGTAGGAGCAGAGTGGATGGAGGAAGAGCCCTGTAGGGGAGAGTATTTCAGTTGCTAAAATTAGGAGCAGGGGAAGTAGGTGGGAAGAGCCAAATTATGTAATAAGCTGGGTTGTCTGTTCTTGGGCAACGCGGGAGCCACACCCGAGGC is drawn from Saccopteryx leptura isolate mSacLep1 chromosome 1, mSacLep1_pri_phased_curated, whole genome shotgun sequence and contains these coding sequences:
- the NFKBIL1 gene encoding NF-kappa-B inhibitor-like protein 1 isoform X2 — translated: MASASRRRRRERRFRRYLSAGRLARARALLRRHPGLDVDAGQPPALHRACARRDAAALGLLLRLGADPAQRDRRGDTALHAAARQGAEAYRDFFLPLLSRCPSAMGIKNEDGETPRQILGWGPPWDSVEEEEEEEAREEQEWRQKLQGELEAEWQEVLGPLEDDASYGAQEPESFSAWADRLAREHAQKHQRQREPVRARGPRRAEAPSLSWRRQEEEQRLFRERARAKEEELRESRAGRAHPVPGNPGPRVPRPSGAAKGGLWRFCDVPWPCPGGGDPEAMAAALVARAPPLEQQGARRRYLRAQQVHWHPDRFLQRFRNQIETCELGRVMGAVTALSQALNRHAEALK
- the NFKBIL1 gene encoding NF-kappa-B inhibitor-like protein 1 isoform X1, with product MRPGRAMASASRRRRRERRFRRYLSAGRLARARALLRRHPGLDVDAGQPPALHRACARRDAAALGLLLRLGADPAQRDRRGDTALHAAARQGAEAYRDFFLPLLSRCPSAMGIKNEDGETPRQILGWGPPWDSVEEEEEEEAREEQEWRQKLQGELEAEWQEVLGPLEDDASYGAQEPESFSAWADRLAREHAQKHQRQREPVRARGPRRAEAPSLSWRRQEEEQRLFRERARAKEEELRESRAGRAHPVPGNPGPRVPRPSGAAKGGLWRFCDVPWPCPGGGDPEAMAAALVARAPPLEQQGARRRYLRAQQVHWHPDRFLQRFRNQIETCELGRVMGAVTALSQALNRHAEALK